The Cucumis melo cultivar AY chromosome 6, USDA_Cmelo_AY_1.0, whole genome shotgun sequence genome includes a region encoding these proteins:
- the LOC103484039 gene encoding uncharacterized protein LOC103484039 has translation MGCKLNSPNTPILFKFATKRSKLGGKSINFSPTSCLNNQNQETPTKIPKSNISTVHFKSLTACKLGISRFPDFRYNAEGGTGTGSVKIHDDNSSSSRLLVSFDVGTLYIPPLTTQTTKFLGLPLPPFLKIDILPEFFQGSINQESGKVELEFESKFIFSIGSLYKAPPLLVKTVLSSEESRGIIRSGKGERLDDKGKCRLVGVATVDPIDDLFLNSFLSLPTECIANLNAIITFS, from the exons ATGGGGTGTAAACTAAACTCTCCCAATACCCCAATTCTCTTCAAATTTGCCACAAAAAGATCAAAACTTGGAGGCAAAAGCATCAATTTTTCTCCCACTTCCTGTCTCAACAATCAAAACCAAGAAACACCCACAAAGATCCCAAAATCTAATATTTCCACTGTTCATTTCAAGTCTCTCACAGCTTGCAAGCTTGGCATTTCTAGATTCCCTGATTTCCGATATAATGCTGAAGGAGGAACAGGAACTGGGTCTGTCAAGATCCACGATGATAATAGCAGCAGCAGCCGACTTTTAGTTTCTTTCGATGTTGGCACCCTTTATATCCCACCATTGACAACTCAAACCACTAAGTTTCTGGGTCTTCCATTGCCACCGTTTCTGAAGATTGACATTCTTCCTGAATTCTTCCAAGGAAGCATCAATCAAGAGTCTGGCAAG GTTGAGCTTGAATTTGAGTCAAAGTTCATATTCTCAATTGGGAGTTTGTATAAAGCTCCTCCATTGCTGGTAAAAACCGTGCTGAGTTCTGAAGAATCAAGAGGAATCATAAGAAGTGGAAAAGGAGAGAGATTGGATGATAAAGGAAAGTGCAGATTGGTAGGGGTGGCTACTGTTGACCCTATTGATGATTTGTTTCTCAATTCCTTCCTCTCTCTCCCCACTGAATGTATTGCAAACCTCAATGCTATAATCACATTCTCTTAG